A genomic window from Pseudomonas alcaligenes includes:
- a CDS encoding ATP-binding protein: protein MIRSLRVRLMLGAAALAVLFMAALLPLVQGAFRNALENVIEQRLAADAATLISAARIEGTRLSMPARLPDEEFNQLESRLLGFIYDRDGREVWRSPSTADEQIDYRPSYDGDGHDFLRLRDARGEEFFVYDLEVDLLRGQAAAYSIVTMQPASEYQAMLDSLGRQLRLWLGGALLVLLGLLWLGLTWGFGTLRGLSRELDEVEGGNRDHLSREHPSELLRLTDSLNRLLDGERRQRERYRDSLGDLAHSLKTPLAVLQGVAEGLREREPAQVLQSQVERMSQQVDYQLQRASLRKSGLVRHREPLAQVLDTLCGALDKVYRDKRVQLQRDFPAELCVPMERGALFELLGNLLENAYRLCLGQIRVSARIGAEGCELVVEDDGPGIPADQRARILQRGERLDSQHPGQGIGTAVVVDILDSYDGQLQLEDSSLGGACFRMHLPG from the coding sequence ATGATCCGCTCGCTGCGTGTGCGCCTGATGCTCGGTGCCGCCGCCCTGGCGGTGCTGTTCATGGCGGCCCTGCTGCCGCTGGTGCAGGGCGCGTTCCGCAACGCCCTGGAGAACGTCATCGAGCAGCGCCTGGCGGCCGACGCCGCCACCCTGATTTCCGCCGCGCGCATCGAGGGTACGCGCCTGAGCATGCCCGCGCGCCTACCGGACGAGGAGTTCAACCAGCTCGAATCGCGCCTGCTCGGCTTCATCTACGACCGCGACGGCCGCGAAGTCTGGCGCTCGCCGTCCACCGCCGACGAGCAGATCGACTACCGCCCGAGCTACGACGGCGACGGCCATGACTTCCTGCGCCTGCGCGACGCGCGCGGCGAGGAGTTCTTCGTCTACGACCTGGAGGTGGACCTGCTGCGCGGTCAGGCCGCCGCCTACAGCATCGTCACCATGCAGCCGGCCAGCGAATACCAGGCCATGCTCGACAGCCTCGGCCGCCAGCTGCGCCTGTGGCTGGGCGGCGCGTTGCTGGTGCTGCTCGGCCTGCTCTGGCTGGGCCTGACCTGGGGCTTCGGCACCCTGCGTGGCCTGAGCCGCGAGCTGGACGAAGTGGAAGGCGGCAACCGTGACCACCTGAGCCGCGAGCATCCCAGCGAGCTGCTACGCCTGACCGACTCGCTGAACCGCCTGCTCGACGGCGAGCGGCGCCAGCGCGAACGCTACCGCGACTCGCTCGGCGACCTGGCGCACAGCCTGAAGACCCCGTTGGCGGTGTTGCAGGGCGTGGCCGAAGGGCTGCGCGAGCGCGAGCCGGCGCAGGTGCTGCAGAGCCAGGTGGAACGCATGAGCCAGCAGGTGGACTACCAGCTGCAGCGCGCCAGCCTGCGCAAGAGCGGCCTGGTGCGCCACCGCGAGCCGCTCGCGCAGGTGCTCGATACCCTGTGCGGCGCGCTGGACAAGGTCTACCGCGACAAGCGCGTGCAGCTGCAACGCGATTTCCCCGCCGAGCTGTGCGTACCGATGGAGCGCGGCGCGCTGTTCGAGCTGCTCGGCAACCTGCTGGAGAACGCCTACCGCCTGTGCCTGGGGCAGATCCGCGTCAGCGCGCGGATCGGCGCCGAGGGCTGCGAGCTGGTGGTCGAGGACGACGGCCCCGGCATCCCCGCCGACCAGCGCGCGCGCATCCTCCAGCGCGGCGAACGCCTGGACAGCCAGCACCCGGGGCAGGGCATCGGCACCGCCGTGGTGGTGGACATCCTCGACAGTTACGACGGCCAGCTGCAGCTGGAAGACTCCAGCCTGGGCGGTGCCTGCTTCAGGATGCACCTGCCGGGCTGA
- a CDS encoding peroxiredoxin gives MTLRINDPVPDFAAETDQGPIRFHEWIGSGWAILFSHPKDFTPVCTTEFGVVAQLAEEWRKRNTKVIGVSVDGAEAHRQWKGDIESFCGAPAHFPIIADEGLAVSKAFDMLPAEAYLPDGRTAADTATVRSVFIIGPDKKLKLSMTYPMSVGRNFAEVLRALDALQLTYNVPLATPANWAVGQDVIVALALNDQQAREQYGEIDIKLPYLRTTRAPH, from the coding sequence ATGACCTTGCGCATCAACGATCCCGTGCCCGACTTTGCCGCCGAAACCGACCAGGGCCCGATCCGTTTCCATGAGTGGATAGGCTCGGGCTGGGCCATCCTGTTCTCCCATCCCAAGGATTTCACCCCGGTCTGCACCACCGAGTTCGGCGTGGTCGCCCAGCTGGCGGAGGAGTGGCGCAAGCGCAACACCAAGGTCATCGGCGTTTCGGTGGATGGCGCCGAGGCCCACCGCCAGTGGAAGGGTGACATCGAGTCCTTCTGTGGCGCCCCGGCGCACTTCCCGATCATCGCCGACGAGGGCCTGGCGGTGTCCAAGGCCTTCGACATGCTGCCGGCCGAGGCCTACCTGCCGGATGGGCGCACCGCCGCGGACACCGCCACGGTGCGTTCTGTGTTCATCATCGGGCCGGACAAGAAGCTCAAGCTGTCCATGACCTACCCGATGTCGGTCGGCCGCAACTTCGCCGAAGTGCTGCGCGCCCTCGACGCCCTGCAGCTGACCTACAACGTGCCGCTGGCCACCCCGGCCAACTGGGCGGTAGGCCAGGACGTGATAGTCGCGCTCGCCCTCAACGACCAGCAGGCCCGCGAGCAGTACGGCGAGATCGACATCAAGCTGCCCTACCTGCGCACTACCAGGGCGCCGCACTAG
- a CDS encoding VOC family protein — protein MMKARLSVITLGVDDLERSLRFYRDGLGLLTDGIVGQEFEHGAVAFFALQSGLRLALWPRRSLARDCGLPLGPGSPTNFSLGHNLASRAAVDALMARAQAAGARIVKPAQDTFWGGYAGYFQDPDGHLWELVWNPQWLPQDD, from the coding sequence ATGATGAAGGCTCGCCTTTCCGTGATTACGCTGGGCGTTGATGACCTGGAGCGCTCGCTGCGGTTCTACCGGGACGGACTAGGGCTGCTGACGGACGGCATCGTCGGCCAGGAGTTCGAGCATGGCGCGGTGGCCTTCTTCGCGCTGCAGTCCGGCCTGCGCCTGGCCCTGTGGCCGCGCCGGAGCCTGGCCCGGGACTGCGGGCTGCCGCTCGGCCCCGGCAGCCCGACGAATTTCTCGCTGGGGCACAACCTGGCCAGCCGCGCCGCGGTGGATGCCCTGATGGCACGGGCGCAGGCGGCCGGGGCACGCATCGTCAAACCCGCACAGGACACCTTCTGGGGTGGCTACGCCGGGTACTTCCAGGACCCGGACGGGCATCTCTGGGAGCTGGTGTGGAACCCGCAGTGGCTCCCCCAGGACGACTGA
- a CDS encoding outer membrane protein, whose translation MKNTLSKLALATTLTCAAVGANAADSFVGLTWGQTDNNIQKSHALNQNLDNPKLDKVIDGSGTWGVRAGQMDQDGRYYLTYENLSDKDQGYKHRQQNLLGSYDAFVPLGDNGTKLYGGATLGLVKLEQESRGFKRDSDIGYAAGLQAGILQELNQNTSIEAGYRYLRTNASTEMAPHGGGKVGSLDLHSSSQVFLGASYKF comes from the coding sequence ATGAAAAACACCCTGAGCAAACTCGCCCTGGCCACCACCCTGACCTGCGCCGCCGTCGGCGCCAATGCCGCCGACAGCTTCGTCGGCCTGACCTGGGGCCAGACCGACAACAACATCCAGAAGTCCCATGCGCTCAACCAGAATCTGGACAACCCCAAGCTGGACAAGGTGATCGACGGCAGCGGCACCTGGGGCGTGCGCGCCGGCCAGATGGACCAGGACGGCCGCTACTACCTGACCTACGAGAATCTCTCGGACAAGGACCAGGGCTACAAGCACCGCCAGCAGAACCTGCTGGGCAGCTACGACGCCTTCGTGCCGCTGGGCGACAACGGCACCAAGCTCTACGGCGGCGCCACCCTCGGTCTGGTCAAACTGGAGCAGGAAAGCCGCGGCTTCAAGCGCGACAGCGACATCGGCTACGCGGCCGGCCTGCAGGCGGGTATCCTGCAGGAGCTGAACCAGAACACTTCGATCGAGGCCGGCTACCGTTACCTGCGCACCAATGCCAGCACCGAGATGGCCCCGCACGGCGGCGGCAAGGTCGGCTCGCTGGACCTGCACAGCAGCAGCCAGGTATTCCTCGGCGCCAGCTACAAGTTCTGA
- a CDS encoding DUF4087 domain-containing protein — protein sequence MHRAASILLLALPLCAISAEKRCGWLENPTPANLWLIDSDSEWTISTQGRGFIDEASMDKIPTIDQKEFVRTNGNYGFSCVCLNVKTNKKRSEILEIYGGEQLLLKQCLEDSKINKKTPLR from the coding sequence TTGCACCGCGCAGCTTCAATCCTACTCCTCGCATTACCTCTCTGCGCCATCTCAGCCGAAAAGCGCTGTGGCTGGCTAGAAAATCCCACACCAGCAAACCTATGGCTAATTGATAGCGACTCTGAGTGGACGATATCAACACAAGGTCGAGGTTTTATAGACGAAGCCTCAATGGACAAAATCCCAACAATTGACCAAAAGGAATTTGTCCGTACAAATGGAAATTACGGCTTCTCATGCGTCTGTCTTAACGTCAAAACCAACAAAAAACGCTCAGAAATATTAGAAATTTACGGCGGGGAGCAACTGCTATTAAAGCAATGCTTAGAGGACTCGAAAATTAACAAAAAAACACCTCTGCGCTGA
- the nirB gene encoding nitrite reductase large subunit NirB → MNSTDASTDKQRLIVVGNGMVGHHCVEQLLAGGALAHYRIEVFGEEAQRAYDRVHLSEYFGGRDAESLAMSAASLYEAEGLTLHLSSQVLEIDRARREVVTAQGRFGYDKLVLATGSYPFVPPIEGAEGDSRLVYRTLDDLDGIRAAAKGKRRGVVVGGGLLGLEAANALKSLGLEAHVVEFAPRLMPVQLDDFGGAALKQRIEDLGVGVHLSKATQSISAGSEYRYRMNFAGDDFLETDLIVFSAGIRPQDALARACGLELGPRGGIAINDQCLTSDEHIFAIGECAAWNGSIFGLVAPGYQMARLVAAQLCGQEGQPFLGADMSTKLKLLGVDVGSIGDAHGAMPGAKSYRYIDEATASYRRLVVSADGKQVLGAVLVGDNSYYDTLLQYAQNGIQLPEDPASLIMPAGEGAPALGADALPDSATICSCHNVSKGAICAAIDGGCSDIAGIKACTKAATGCGGCAALLKQVVEHELTARGVEVDKSLCEHFAYTRQELYHFVRVEGIESFEELLAKHGKGHVGCDICKPAVGSILASCWNQPIMNPSLVPLQDTNDTFMANMQKNGTYSVVPRIPGGEITPDGLIAIGAVAKKYDLYTKITGGQRIDLFGAQLHELPDIWGELIAAGFETGHAYGKSTRTVKSCVGSTWCRYGVQDSVKMALDIEHRYKGLRSPHKLKFAVSGCTRECAEAQSKDIGVIATENGWNLYVCGNGGMRPRHAELFATDLDDATLIRYIDRLLMFYIRTADKLQRTSVWRESLEGGLDYLKAVVIDDSLGLAAELEAQMQLVVDRYECEWANALKDEEKLKRFRTFVNEHGGDPDIHFVRERGQRRPAREDELQLIPVTEEAV, encoded by the coding sequence ATGAACAGCACAGACGCCTCCACTGACAAGCAACGACTGATCGTCGTCGGCAACGGCATGGTCGGCCACCACTGCGTCGAGCAACTGCTCGCGGGCGGCGCCCTGGCGCACTACCGTATCGAGGTGTTCGGCGAGGAGGCGCAGCGCGCCTACGACCGCGTGCATCTGTCCGAGTACTTCGGCGGCCGCGATGCCGAGTCCCTGGCCATGAGCGCCGCCTCCCTCTATGAAGCGGAAGGCCTGACCCTGCACCTGAGCAGCCAAGTGCTGGAGATCGACCGCGCCCGGCGCGAGGTGGTCACCGCCCAGGGCCGCTTCGGCTACGACAAGCTGGTGCTGGCCACCGGCTCCTACCCCTTCGTGCCGCCGATCGAAGGCGCCGAGGGCGACTCGCGCCTGGTCTACCGCACCCTGGACGACCTCGACGGCATCCGTGCCGCGGCCAAGGGCAAGCGCCGCGGCGTGGTGGTCGGCGGCGGCCTGCTCGGCCTGGAAGCGGCCAATGCGCTGAAGTCCCTGGGCCTGGAAGCCCATGTGGTGGAATTCGCCCCGCGCCTGATGCCGGTGCAGCTGGACGACTTCGGCGGCGCGGCGCTGAAGCAGCGCATCGAGGACCTGGGCGTCGGCGTGCACCTGTCCAAGGCCACCCAGAGCATCAGCGCCGGCAGCGAGTACCGCTACCGGATGAACTTCGCCGGCGATGACTTCCTGGAAACCGACCTGATCGTGTTCTCCGCCGGCATCCGCCCGCAGGACGCCCTGGCCCGCGCCTGCGGCCTGGAGCTGGGCCCGCGTGGCGGCATCGCCATCAACGACCAGTGCCTGACCAGCGACGAGCACATCTTCGCCATCGGCGAATGCGCGGCGTGGAACGGCAGCATCTTCGGCCTGGTCGCCCCCGGCTACCAGATGGCGCGCCTAGTGGCGGCGCAGCTGTGCGGCCAGGAGGGCCAGCCCTTCCTCGGCGCGGACATGTCGACCAAGCTCAAGCTGCTCGGCGTGGACGTCGGCTCCATCGGCGATGCCCACGGCGCCATGCCCGGTGCCAAGAGCTACCGCTACATCGACGAGGCCACGGCCAGCTACCGCCGTCTGGTCGTGTCCGCCGATGGCAAGCAGGTACTCGGCGCCGTGCTGGTCGGCGACAACAGCTACTACGACACCCTGCTGCAGTACGCGCAGAACGGCATCCAGCTGCCGGAAGATCCGGCCAGCCTGATCATGCCCGCCGGCGAAGGCGCCCCGGCGCTGGGCGCCGACGCCCTGCCGGACAGCGCCACCATCTGCTCCTGCCACAACGTCAGCAAGGGCGCGATCTGCGCGGCCATCGACGGCGGCTGCAGCGACATCGCCGGGATCAAGGCCTGCACAAAGGCGGCCACCGGCTGCGGCGGCTGCGCGGCGCTGCTCAAGCAGGTTGTCGAGCACGAGCTGACCGCCCGCGGCGTGGAAGTCGACAAGAGCCTGTGCGAACACTTCGCCTACACCCGCCAGGAGCTCTACCACTTCGTCCGCGTCGAAGGCATCGAGAGCTTCGAGGAACTGCTGGCCAAGCACGGCAAGGGCCACGTCGGCTGCGACATCTGCAAGCCGGCGGTGGGCTCGATCCTCGCCTCCTGCTGGAACCAGCCGATCATGAACCCGTCGCTGGTGCCGCTGCAGGACACCAACGACACCTTCATGGCCAACATGCAGAAGAACGGCACCTACTCGGTGGTGCCGCGCATCCCCGGCGGCGAGATCACCCCGGACGGGCTGATCGCCATCGGTGCGGTGGCGAAGAAGTACGACCTCTACACCAAGATCACCGGCGGTCAGCGCATCGACCTGTTCGGTGCTCAGCTGCACGAGCTGCCGGACATCTGGGGCGAACTGATCGCCGCCGGCTTCGAGACCGGCCACGCCTACGGCAAGTCCACCCGCACGGTGAAGAGCTGCGTCGGCAGCACCTGGTGCCGCTACGGCGTGCAGGACAGCGTGAAGATGGCCCTGGACATCGAGCACCGCTACAAGGGCCTGCGCTCGCCGCACAAGCTCAAGTTCGCCGTCTCTGGCTGCACCCGCGAGTGCGCCGAGGCGCAGAGCAAGGACATCGGCGTGATCGCCACCGAGAACGGCTGGAACCTCTACGTATGCGGCAACGGCGGCATGCGCCCGCGCCACGCCGAGCTGTTCGCCACCGACCTGGATGACGCCACCCTGATCCGCTACATCGACCGCCTGCTGATGTTCTACATCCGCACCGCCGACAAGCTGCAGCGCACCTCGGTGTGGCGCGAGTCGCTGGAAGGCGGCCTGGACTACCTCAAGGCCGTGGTCATCGACGACAGCCTGGGCCTGGCCGCCGAGTTGGAGGCGCAGATGCAGCTGGTGGTCGACCGCTACGAATGCGAATGGGCCAACGCGCTCAAGGACGAGGAGAAGCTCAAGCGCTTCCGCACCTTCGTCAACGAGCACGGCGGCGATCCGGACATCCACTTCGTCCGCGAACGCGGCCAGCGCCGCCCGGCGCGCGAAGACGAACTGCAACTGATCCCCGTGACCGAGGAGGCCGTCTGA
- a CDS encoding dicarboxylate/amino acid:cation symporter, whose amino-acid sequence MTRKPFYKSLYVQVLVAIAIGILLGHFYPETGVALKPLGDGFVKLIKMAIAPIIFCTVVSGIAGMQDMKAVGKTGGYALLYFEIVSTLALVIGLVVVNLAEPGVGMHVDPSTLDASSIAAYAKAGEAQSTVAFLLNVIPSTVVGAFANGDILQVLFFSVIFAFALQRMGDYGKPVLEFIDRIAQVMFGIINMIMKVAPIGAFGAMAFTIGQYGVGSLVQLGQLMLCFYITCAFFILVVLGGIARAHGFSILKFIKYIREELLIVLGTSSSESALPRMLTKMEKLGANKSVVGLVIPTGYSFNLDGTSIYLTMAAVFIAQATDTPMDITHQLTLLAVLLIASKGAAGVTGSGFIVLAATLSAVGHLPVAGLALILGIDRFMSEARALTNLIGNGVATLVVAKWCKQLDESTLQRELAEGGKPLVEAVAARETA is encoded by the coding sequence ATGACCCGCAAACCCTTCTACAAGAGCCTGTATGTCCAGGTCCTGGTGGCCATCGCCATCGGTATCCTGCTCGGCCACTTCTATCCGGAAACCGGGGTGGCGCTGAAGCCGCTCGGCGACGGCTTCGTCAAGCTGATCAAGATGGCCATTGCGCCGATCATCTTCTGCACCGTGGTCAGCGGCATCGCCGGCATGCAGGACATGAAGGCGGTGGGCAAGACCGGCGGCTACGCGCTGCTGTACTTCGAGATCGTTTCCACCCTGGCCCTGGTCATCGGCCTGGTGGTGGTCAACCTGGCCGAGCCGGGCGTGGGCATGCACGTCGATCCGAGCACCCTGGACGCCAGCAGCATCGCCGCCTACGCCAAGGCCGGCGAGGCGCAGAGCACCGTGGCCTTCCTGCTCAACGTGATCCCGTCCACCGTGGTCGGCGCCTTCGCCAACGGCGACATCCTGCAGGTGCTGTTCTTCTCGGTGATCTTCGCCTTCGCCCTGCAGCGCATGGGCGACTACGGCAAGCCGGTGCTGGAGTTCATCGACCGCATCGCCCAGGTGATGTTCGGCATCATCAACATGATCATGAAGGTCGCCCCGATCGGTGCCTTCGGCGCCATGGCCTTCACCATCGGCCAGTACGGCGTCGGTTCGCTGGTGCAACTGGGCCAGCTGATGCTGTGCTTCTACATCACCTGCGCCTTCTTCATCCTTGTGGTGCTGGGTGGCATCGCCCGTGCCCACGGCTTCAGCATCCTCAAGTTCATCAAGTACATCCGCGAGGAACTGCTGATCGTGCTGGGCACCTCGTCCTCCGAGTCGGCCCTGCCGCGCATGCTGACCAAGATGGAGAAGCTGGGGGCGAACAAGTCGGTGGTCGGCCTGGTGATCCCCACCGGCTACTCCTTCAACCTCGACGGCACCTCGATCTACCTGACCATGGCTGCCGTGTTCATCGCCCAGGCCACCGACACGCCGATGGACATCACCCACCAGCTGACCCTGCTGGCGGTGCTGCTGATCGCCTCCAAGGGCGCCGCGGGAGTGACCGGTTCCGGCTTTATCGTGCTGGCCGCCACGCTCTCGGCTGTGGGCCATCTGCCGGTGGCCGGCCTGGCGCTGATCCTCGGCATCGACCGCTTCATGTCCGAGGCCCGCGCCCTGACCAACCTGATCGGTAACGGCGTGGCCACCCTGGTGGTCGCCAAGTGGTGCAAGCAGCTCGACGAGAGCACCCTGCAGCGCGAACTGGCCGAGGGCGGCAAGCCGCTGGTCGAGGCCGTCGCTGCCCGCGAAACCGCCTGA
- a CDS encoding AraC family transcriptional regulator, with the protein MRERTIASHFIRAALRGAERQGRDCGGLLREVGIQPALLDEPRARLDPQQFSQLIQGLWALLDDEYMGFGAIPSKRGTFAMMCHAIIHCHSLEKALVRGMLFYGLFPEAPRVALQREGERVRLTLDSSALWDPDHFLTESLLVIWHRLGSWLIGQRIRLEEASFAYPEPAHSGEYDLLFPCPRRFEAGSTSLLFHTRYLGMPLLQDERTLKQFLEHSPADLLARPDGGDSLTSRIRRLLGRDCAHWPDLESVAAQLHISPQTLRRHLREEGSSFQELKDHLRRDLAIYHLGRDELSINALAEQLGFSEPSAFHRAFKKWTGLTPGAYRAHQDG; encoded by the coding sequence ATGCGCGAACGCACCATCGCCAGCCACTTCATCCGTGCCGCCCTGCGCGGCGCCGAGCGCCAGGGCCGCGACTGTGGCGGCCTGCTGCGCGAGGTCGGCATCCAGCCGGCACTGCTCGACGAGCCGCGCGCGCGCCTCGACCCGCAACAATTTTCGCAACTGATCCAGGGCCTGTGGGCGCTGCTCGACGACGAGTACATGGGCTTCGGCGCCATCCCCAGCAAGCGCGGCACCTTCGCCATGATGTGCCACGCCATCATCCACTGCCACAGCCTGGAAAAGGCCCTGGTACGCGGCATGCTGTTCTACGGCCTGTTCCCCGAGGCGCCGCGCGTGGCCCTGCAGCGCGAGGGCGAACGGGTGCGCCTGACCTTGGACAGCTCGGCCCTGTGGGACCCGGACCACTTCCTCACCGAGAGCCTGCTGGTGATCTGGCACCGCCTCGGCAGCTGGCTGATCGGCCAGCGCATCCGCCTCGAAGAAGCCAGCTTCGCCTACCCCGAGCCGGCCCACAGCGGCGAGTACGACCTGCTGTTCCCCTGCCCACGGCGTTTCGAGGCGGGCAGCACCAGCCTGCTGTTCCACACCCGCTACCTGGGCATGCCGCTGCTGCAGGACGAGCGCACCCTCAAGCAGTTCCTCGAACACTCGCCGGCCGACCTGCTGGCCCGCCCCGACGGCGGCGACAGCCTGACCAGCCGCATCCGCCGCCTGCTCGGCCGCGACTGCGCGCACTGGCCGGACCTGGAAAGCGTCGCCGCGCAGCTGCACATCAGCCCGCAGACCCTGCGCCGCCACCTGCGCGAGGAAGGCAGCAGCTTCCAGGAGCTCAAGGACCACCTGCGCCGCGACCTGGCCATCTACCACCTGGGCCGCGACGAACTGTCGATCAACGCCCTCGCCGAACAGCTCGGTTTCTCCGAGCCCTCGGCCTTCCACCGCGCCTTCAAGAAATGGACCGGGCTCACCCCCGGCGCCTACCGCGCCCACCAGGACGGCTAG
- a CDS encoding response regulator encodes MKILVVEDEALLRHHLHTRLGERAFVVDAVADAEEALYRAQEFNHDIAIVDLGLPGMGGLDLIRQLRGQGRSLPILILTARGNWQDKVEGLAAGADDYLVKPFQFEELEARLHALLRRSVGLVQSSVEAGPLRLDLNRKQALVDEQPLALTAFEYRILEYLMLHPQQVVSKDRLMEQLYEGDDERDPNVIEVLVGRLRRKIEGACAFKPIDTVRGQGYLFTERCR; translated from the coding sequence ATGAAGATTCTTGTGGTCGAGGACGAGGCGCTGCTGCGCCACCACCTGCACACCCGCCTGGGTGAGCGTGCGTTCGTGGTCGATGCCGTCGCCGATGCCGAGGAGGCGCTGTACCGCGCCCAGGAATTCAACCACGACATCGCCATCGTCGACCTCGGCCTGCCCGGCATGGGCGGGCTGGACCTGATCCGCCAGCTGCGTGGCCAGGGCCGCAGCCTGCCGATCCTGATCCTCACCGCCCGCGGCAACTGGCAGGACAAGGTCGAGGGCCTGGCCGCCGGTGCCGACGACTACCTGGTCAAGCCGTTCCAGTTCGAGGAGCTGGAGGCGCGCCTGCACGCGCTGCTGCGCCGTTCGGTCGGCCTGGTGCAGTCCAGCGTCGAGGCCGGCCCGCTCAGGCTCGACCTCAACCGCAAGCAGGCGCTGGTCGATGAGCAGCCGCTGGCGCTCACCGCCTTCGAGTACCGCATCCTCGAATACCTGATGCTGCACCCGCAGCAGGTGGTGTCCAAGGACCGCCTGATGGAGCAGCTGTACGAGGGCGACGACGAGCGCGACCCGAACGTCATCGAGGTGCTGGTCGGGCGCCTGCGCCGCAAGATCGAGGGTGCCTGCGCGTTCAAGCCGATCGACACGGTGCGCGGCCAGGGCTACCTGTTCACCGAGCGTTGCCGATGA
- the nirD gene encoding nitrite reductase small subunit NirD: MNTALNLEASWQPLCSAADLVAGSGVVALLDGQQVALFYLPQTEQQVFAIGNCDPKSGANVIGRGILGHLQGELVIASPLYKQHYRLRDGSCLEYPDQQLPVWPARLNGEQVEIFR; this comes from the coding sequence ATGAACACCGCACTCAACCTCGAAGCCAGCTGGCAACCGCTGTGCAGCGCCGCCGACCTGGTGGCGGGCTCCGGCGTGGTCGCCCTGCTGGATGGCCAGCAGGTGGCCCTGTTCTACCTGCCGCAAACCGAGCAGCAGGTGTTCGCCATCGGCAACTGCGACCCCAAGTCCGGCGCCAACGTGATCGGCCGCGGCATCCTCGGTCACCTGCAGGGTGAGCTGGTGATCGCCTCGCCGCTGTACAAGCAGCACTACCGCCTGCGCGACGGCAGCTGCCTGGAGTACCCGGACCAGCAGCTGCCGGTTTGGCCGGCGCGGCTCAACGGCGAGCAGGTGGAAATCTTCCGCTAA
- a CDS encoding M23 family metallopeptidase, translating into MNLKKLRKRHLLLGLALAWLLAPEWPKIPVQGASARDWHPQSFWFEPWGRSGTHKGIDIFAATGTPLVAPSYGLVLFRGEIQMGGKVMLMLGPKWRLHYFAHLDSYSALPGQPVRPGSLLGTVGSTGNAQGKPPHLHYSVVTLLPYPWRWDDSSQGWKKIFYLDPSAILGAPPMDSR; encoded by the coding sequence ATGAACCTGAAGAAACTCCGCAAACGTCACCTGCTGCTCGGCCTCGCGCTGGCCTGGCTGCTGGCCCCGGAATGGCCAAAAATCCCCGTGCAGGGTGCCAGCGCCCGCGACTGGCACCCACAGAGCTTCTGGTTCGAGCCCTGGGGCCGCTCCGGCACGCACAAGGGCATCGACATCTTCGCCGCCACCGGCACTCCGCTCGTCGCCCCCAGCTACGGCCTGGTGCTGTTTCGCGGCGAAATCCAGATGGGCGGCAAGGTCATGCTGATGCTCGGCCCGAAGTGGCGCCTGCACTACTTCGCCCACCTCGACAGCTACAGCGCCCTGCCCGGCCAACCGGTGCGACCCGGCAGCCTACTCGGCACAGTCGGCAGCACCGGCAACGCCCAAGGCAAGCCACCCCATCTGCACTACTCGGTCGTCACCCTGTTGCCCTATCCCTGGCGCTGGGACGACAGCAGCCAGGGCTGGAAGAAAATCTTCTACCTGGACCCGAGCGCGATACTGGGCGCCCCCCCGATGGACAGCCGCTAG
- a CDS encoding MAPEG family protein, with product MSPSLLALLGFITWTLLLLLLMEAIRSQLVLSGKVAANGFNPENSNLSPFMQRLARAHANCLEGLPVFGGLLLLAVVAGQAVVTDPLAYGLLAARIVQSVIHLASLSAAAVTARFAAFGVQLGIALYWAVALLLA from the coding sequence ATGTCACCCTCACTGCTCGCGCTGCTCGGCTTCATCACCTGGACCCTGCTGCTCCTGCTGCTGATGGAGGCCATCCGTTCCCAACTGGTGCTGAGCGGCAAGGTCGCCGCCAACGGCTTCAATCCCGAGAACTCCAACCTGTCGCCCTTCATGCAGCGGCTCGCCCGGGCCCATGCGAACTGCCTGGAGGGGCTGCCCGTCTTCGGCGGCCTGCTGCTACTCGCGGTGGTGGCCGGCCAGGCCGTAGTCACCGACCCGCTCGCCTATGGGTTGCTGGCAGCCCGTATCGTGCAGTCCGTCATCCACCTCGCCTCCCTTTCGGCGGCGGCCGTCACCGCGCGCTTCGCGGCGTTCGGCGTGCAGCTCGGCATTGCCCTGTACTGGGCGGTCGCGCTGTTGCTGGCCTAG